The Changchengzhania lutea genomic sequence AAAACCGTTTGGAAGCATCAACGCCTTTAACATTAAGCCCCATGCCTTCATACTGATTTAATACACTCTGAAATTCATTTTTCCGAAGCAAACCATTGTTGACAAAAATACAATACAGGTTTTTTCCAATGGCTTTATGTAATAGCACAGCAGCTACTGAAGAATCTACACCTCCAGAAAGCCCTAAGACCACCTTATCATTTCCAACTTTATTTTGAATAGCCTCCACCGTTTCCTCAACAAACGAATCTGGTGTCCAATCCTGTTTTAGGCCAGCAATGCGAACCAAAAAATTTTCCAATAGTTGTTTCCCATCGGTTGTATGATATACCTCGGGGTGGAATTGAATAGCATATGTTTGCTCATCTTCAATTTTATAGGCCGCATATTTAACATCATTGGTACTTGCAAGTAATATAGCCTTAGTTGGAAGGTGCTTAATGGTATCGCTATGGCTCATCCAAACTTGACTGCCTTTATTAATGGCTGTAAAAAATTCGGCGTCGCTTTTTACAAAAGACAGATTCGCACGGCCATACTCTCTAGTATTAGATGGAGCCACTTCTCCACCAGAAAAATGTGCCAAATACTGGGCGCCATAACATACGGCTAGCAAGGGCTTTTTACCTCGAATTTGTGATAAGTCTGGATGTGGTGCATCTTCTCCTCTTACTGAAAATGGGCTACCTGAAAGAATCACAGCATTATAATCTGTAACCGCAGAGGGCATTTTGTTATAGGGGTGAATTTCGCAATAAATGTTGAGTTCTCTAACTCTTCGGGCTATAAGTTGTGTGTATTGTGAGCCGAAATCTAAAATAAGGACCTTGTCGTGTTGCATGCGCAAAAATAGGAATTGATTTTATATTGACATATCCTGAATGCCATTTTTATTGATGAACTGGTTTAAACTTTTTGTCTTTAACCGAAAATGAGTTGAAATTTATTCAGATGAGGCACTTTATGCAAGGCATAGCAGAGCTACGCATAAGAAAAGTAACGACATATGGGCAAATTTCAGCCATTTTTTAGGAAACAGAAAAAGTTTAAACCAGTTCATCAATATTTAAATCATGGTATCCAATATCATTTTAATATCCTTTTCGGTCGTATCTGGATTGATAAAACAAAACCGTGATACGGTCTCAAAAGTATCGCCTTGTTTCCATTTGGTAGGTGTCACTAAAGCAAAACCTTTATTATGATTTTCGTAAGTCCAATGTGTGTAATTTTCAGGTTTCCAGCCTACTCTTCTATATAATACACACGATAAACTTGGTGCTCTCACAAGTTCAACATGTGGCATATCTTCAATCATCTCTCCTGCTATTTGAGCTAATTCGATACCCCGTTCTACGGCTTCCTTATATTTATCGGTGCCGTGGGTAGCCAATGAAAACCATAATGGCAAACCTCGAACACGACGGGTTAATTGTATTTGATAATCGGTGGGATTAAAGCCGTGCGCCCCTTCATCTTTAAAAATATCAAGATAAGACCCCTCTTGTGAATGTGCGTTTTTTGCCAATTCTGGATGTCTATAAATAACCGCTCCACAATCATAAGGTGAAAACATCCATTTATGTGGATCTATGGTAATACTATCAGCGTGCTCTATGCCATTAAACAAATGCTTGACAGAATCTGCAACTAAAGCGCCACCACCATAGGCCGCATCGACATGAAACCATAAGTTTTCTTTTTTGCAAATTTGAGCAACACCATTTAAATCGTCAATAATTCCCGCATTTGTAGTACCTCCTGTCGCAACTACTGCAAATAATCGTTTTCTCTGATGCGGTGTTAAACCGTCAATGGCATGTTGTAACGCAGGACCCTCCAATCGGTCTTCAGTTTCTACTAGGAGCAAATCCACATCAATGACCTTCGCCATGGCTTTTATGGAAGAATGCGCCCCAATGGATGTTATAATGAGCCCTTTTTCTCCTTTAAATTCTTCCTGTTCTCTCCAATGTTCGCGTGCGGTTACCATAGCCGATAGATTTGCGGCTGTTCCGCCACTCGTGAACACACCCAATGCTCCTGCTGGTAAACCGGTTAAAGACACAATCCATTTCATGGCCTCGTTTTCACAAAAAATCCCTCCAGCACCTTCCATCCAATAGGCTCCGTGAATACTTGACGCCGAGGTTACCAAATCGAACATGATAGCTGCTCGAGTTGGAGAAGCTGGCACAAATGCGAGATGCCTTGGGTGATCGATAGCCACATTGGCTTTGGCTAAATATTTTCGCCAGAGCTTAAAGGCATACTCGCCCCCAATACCGTCCTTAGTTATGGTCTCGCCAACAAGCGCTTTAAGCTCTTCTTCCTTTTTTGGTTTACCGATTTTATCTTCTACAGCAGATATTCTTCCAATAGCATATTTCATGACATCCAATGTCATTTCTACTAAATCTATATCAATTTTATGCATTGTTTATTTATAAAGTTAATAGTGTAAACTCCAATTTTAAAGGTTCTAAATGATCTATCAATTGCGGAATCAATTGCTCTCCATATTCTAAATAAAATTCTGAAAAATTAGTGTTACGCTCTTGTAAATTTCCATTAGGGAATAATTCATTTTGTAACTCTGTAATTCTTAAAACATGATCCGATAATTTTATTTTTTGAGCCTTTAATAAACGATTTTCCAAGTTTTCCAAACCTTTTAATTGTTTGACTTCTTGAGCTCTTACAGCGCCTATAAAGGATTTATCTGTTTGTTCTGCCAATTTGTACAAATTTTTGAATTGATTTATTAGGTGGTTTTTTTGATCTGAAAAATCAATATCAATATTTGATATGGCTCTCACTTTTTTATTGATAAACGCATGTCGTTTTAGAAAAATATCGACTTTTGAAATGTCTAATTTAACCAATTTTTCCTTTTGATTAT encodes the following:
- the guaA gene encoding glutamine-hydrolyzing GMP synthase: MQHDKVLILDFGSQYTQLIARRVRELNIYCEIHPYNKMPSAVTDYNAVILSGSPFSVRGEDAPHPDLSQIRGKKPLLAVCYGAQYLAHFSGGEVAPSNTREYGRANLSFVKSDAEFFTAINKGSQVWMSHSDTIKHLPTKAILLASTNDVKYAAYKIEDEQTYAIQFHPEVYHTTDGKQLLENFLVRIAGLKQDWTPDSFVEETVEAIQNKVGNDKVVLGLSGGVDSSVAAVLLHKAIGKNLYCIFVNNGLLRKNEFQSVLNQYEGMGLNVKGVDASKRFLDALRGIDDPEKKRKAIGNAFIEVFDDEAHHIEGVKWLAQGTIYPDVIESVSATGGPSATIKSHHNVGGLPDFMKLKIVEPLKALFKDEVRRVGATLGIDPELLGRHPFPGPGLAIRILGDITEEKVRILQEVDAIFINGLREWNLYDKVWQAGAMLLPVNSVGVMGDERTYEKCVALRAVESTDGMTADWVNLPYAFLQKTSNDIINKVKGVNRVVYDISSKPPATIEWE
- a CDS encoding pyridoxal phosphate-dependent decarboxylase family protein is translated as MHKIDIDLVEMTLDVMKYAIGRISAVEDKIGKPKKEEELKALVGETITKDGIGGEYAFKLWRKYLAKANVAIDHPRHLAFVPASPTRAAIMFDLVTSASSIHGAYWMEGAGGIFCENEAMKWIVSLTGLPAGALGVFTSGGTAANLSAMVTAREHWREQEEFKGEKGLIITSIGAHSSIKAMAKVIDVDLLLVETEDRLEGPALQHAIDGLTPHQRKRLFAVVATGGTTNAGIIDDLNGVAQICKKENLWFHVDAAYGGGALVADSVKHLFNGIEHADSITIDPHKWMFSPYDCGAVIYRHPELAKNAHSQEGSYLDIFKDEGAHGFNPTDYQIQLTRRVRGLPLWFSLATHGTDKYKEAVERGIELAQIAGEMIEDMPHVELVRAPSLSCVLYRRVGWKPENYTHWTYENHNKGFALVTPTKWKQGDTFETVSRFCFINPDTTEKDIKMILDTMI